One genomic region from Acidobacteriota bacterium encodes:
- a CDS encoding DNA-binding protein encodes MDVAQAARYLGVSADSLYKYLSEGKLPAFKLGNRWRLKKTALDRWMEKQSQSRSSSRNSIKGTDRKARVMQAR; translated from the coding sequence ATGGACGTGGCTCAAGCGGCGCGCTACCTGGGCGTTTCGGCCGATTCATTGTATAAATATTTGTCCGAGGGCAAGCTGCCGGCCTTCAAGCTAGGCAACCGGTGGAGATTGAAGAAGACCGCCTTGGACCGTTGGATGGAAAAGCAGAGTCAATCGCGCAGTAGCAGTCGTAACAGTATTAAGGGTACGGATCGGAAAGCGCGCGTAATGCAAGCCCGTTAG